The genomic window ctggaatgctttgggtgggaaggacaccttccactgtcccaggctgctccaggccccgTCCAAGCTgcctttggacacttccagggatccaggggatTCCACAACCTCTGATCCATGGGGAAAAGCTTTACCTCAGTCTCTTCAATACTTTTTTTCAGGAGCTCTTCCAAAGCACCAATTTCCTCCACGCTTCTGCTTTGTAACTGCTCAaatttctcctctgcttctttAAGTTGTTCCTTTAATACCTGGTGCTCCTTCTCCATGCGCAGAAGATCTCCCTGAAAATTAATCAGTTACAAAAACCAGTTTGATTTATACCTGTTACCAGTTCAAAGGCcacattttctcactttttatcTCCTGGTACAGACATAAACCTGCCACTGACACCACTCTGAGCTGTCTCTATGCCCAAAGGGAATACTGAAATCCAGGTTTTGAGAGAGGAAATAGCATTTCTCCGAAACATTCAACATCTGAAGAGCTACAGAACAAAGCCATCAGAACAAAGCTCAAAAATCATCTCCTTGTGGGGCTGGGTGATGTTTCCAAGAACATCACAGAACACAAACAGCTaaacaacccaaaccacaaaATATCTGTTAAAACCTGTTGTTTTCAGagagtttttatttcttcactatTCAGTTTCTGGGCATTCCTTTAACCTCCTTCAGGAGAAATGCAAACCAAGATGCAGGGAACTTACTTGTTGATTTTCATATGGATGGAAAGGCAAAGTATTGGTTTCCCTATCAGCAACTTCCTGGTTTACctagaacacaaaaaaaaaaaaaaaaaaaacctaagagTTGATTAAAAAGCTTCTCTCAGTTCACAGATGAGCTGCCCTGGCTTGGAGCTTTTGCACCTCCCCTATGGTTTTACAAATCCAGCTCTAATCCAGGTCTATAAATGATGTAGGGAAACATTGGGGAGCTGTTTCtgcaaggggtttttttttatctttccctgATTTCATTCACCACAAGCAATTCCAAGCAGTTCTGTCAGTCTTTAAACAAAGCCATGCTCTAAATGTCTGAAAATTCAAGATTTGCAGGAATTGTCTCactctcctgtcagggagttgcagagagtgagaaggtcctccctgagcctcctcttcgcCACAAATCCAAATCCTCAGATGTTGTGGAAGTGAAAACAAATCCCTGAACTaatcacaaaaggaaaaataatgacaCAGAAGGACTTGGTTTCCTCTATAAAGTGAAGGTGAAACTGATGTGTGGCAGCTCCCTCTGAGACACCCAGGGCAAAGAGCTGCAAAAacttcaggctgaacaaaatTCAGCTACCAGCTCTGGAGaatcacaaatgaaaaatgagtcCTCACAGAAAGTGGCAGCAACTTAAACAGAAAGTTCTCAGGAagcatggaatggtttgggtggggagggaccttaaagcccgtccagccccacccctgccatggcagggacacctcccactgtcccaggctgctccaagccccaatgtccagcctggccttgggcactgccagggatccaggggcagccccagctgctctgggcaccctgtgccagggcctgcccaccctgccagggaacaattcctgcccaatctcccatccagccctgccctctggcactgggaagccattccctggctcctggccctccatgccttgggaattgtctctctccagctttcctgcagctccttcaggccctgcaaggccacactgagctcagcccaaagcttctcctctctaggctgaacaatcccagctctcgcagcctttcctcccagcagagctgctccatccctctgctcatcctggtggcCTTAAAATCTCCCCAGCATTGTTCTCTTCCCATTCCTTACCTGAACAGCCACCATCCTCGTGTGAGGATTGCTCGTCCTCCCAGGTTTATTCCTCCTTCCCATTTCCTTCTTAACCCATTTACTCTGTTCAGCTTCACCAGAACcatttggaaaagcagaatCCTCCTTATCAGAGTTCTCCGAGTGGCCCCAAAGGCCTTTGTACTCCTGGATTTCAGCTGGCACAGAACCTCCAGGGATGTATTTCCTATGTGAAACTGCTGATTCCTGACTATCCTGATGAGCTGCAGGATCAGCATAAATATATCCAGGCTGAGCCAGGGCAGAAGGCAGAGGCAATATTCCATATTGATAACCCCAGGAGCTCTGAGGCAAgaacacagcagggccttgggACTCAAAGCCCTTTAGTAAAACACCTGGAAACAGCGACTCGTTTTCCATGGAATAAACACCCTCGTTCTCCAGAGGACTCCCAGGTGTGcaggaagcagggaaagaacAGGGCAAATGCTGTGGAGTCTCATAATCTGTTAAATTAGCAGGTGCTGATAAAGGGGGTTCCACAGGGTACGACAGCGGCTTGAATTCCTCAGCATAGGGATTCAACTGCAGCTTGCTCTGGGAGGAATTCCCTTGGAATTCCCCACCTATataattttcctctttatttccaGTCTCATTTCTGCTTGGATTTCCTTCCAAAAGGACTGAGTGCTTCCTTAATCCAATCAGATTATCCACCATAATGAAACGAAGGGATTTCAGCAGGAAGGGTTCCAGACCCCCTTCATCTTCCACCACCTTCCGAGTTTCCTCAGGGAAATTTTCATATTCCCCAACCAGTAACTTATTATTAATTTCCAGAGGGCCATGTTCTTCCAAGATTTGAGAGAAAtaacttggggaaaaaaagagaattgttATTATTAATCGAAGTTTTTCAATGTAATTCTGAAATTGTATTTCACAAACATCAATCCACTCCTTCCTGGCCATACCAGACCCCCAGGATTCCAATTAATccaaaaaattattcaaatgaTGAAGTAAAATGTAACCCCCCGAAGCTGCTGAGCCCAGGAATTTATACTCACTCATATAAATTCTCACTGATTGGATCTGGATTATTATTAATTTGATAATTGTTACTATTTGAAACATTATAGAGAGCTTCAAATTCGGCCAGTTGCTCCTGGAGATATTCTGGGATTACAAATGGTTCATTGGTAAAATCTCTGTACcttaaaaatcagcagaaaaaaataaagttaaccCAGCCTTGGTGTTTGTAAGGGATTCTTCTCCAGCACTCTGGAGTTTGggcaagaaaagcagaataaaatactcacaaattattttcttctataaatATCTTCTCTTCTTCTCGTGGTGCTGTACTAACTCCACTGGATAATACTAAAATAGACTAattgaaaacagatttcttttaGCTTTTACCTCACAAAAAGCCTGTGGAAAATAATCCTGCAAAGACCAGGAGTAAGTTATTTACACTGAATTTTGTCCTATAAATTCATCGTGGCCACCATGAACTGCAAAATTCCCAGGTAAAATTATCCGTGCTAAGCCACAGCAagaaagtttttaatttaaaattactcatttcttcttcagaacttatttaggaaaaagaaactgggatattcagccccaaatccctctttttTTACCAATTTCATCAACATTTAATCAAACTTTCTTTTACATCTGAGGCTGTAACAACTTCACCACAAGCAGGAATTATCCCTAATTCCACATGCTTTGATGTGACATTGATTATTGTCCACACCACTACAGACACTTCAattgtcttaatttttattatctaataattcagaaatacacaaataaatgcacttaattcagaaaaaagaaatcctggctgatgagaagaggaaaaaatctaaAGTTTCCTCTTGAAATTGATTAAAATGATTAAAAGTTGGGGGCACCAAGCTGGACCTGAGGCTTTCAATAAAGCAAAATCCTCCAAAAGGCCGTGTAAGACTCAGGCAGAAAAATATTCCAATAAAATCTATAAAATAATGAATCATTAATAACATTTCTGAGCATTACAGGGAACTTTGGCACTGAATTCACTTCTTCCCACTTGGCAAATTGAGATCACAGCAATAATTCAGGATTAGGCCAGTGGAAGGTGACTCCAGTCAGAGCCAAACTGAGTCtaaataagtttaaaaatagcttttattcTGATGCATTTTAACAAAATTACACACTTGGAGTCTTCACAGCTTAATTTTACTTCAGGAAAAGCTACTTCACTAAGGATTCTCCTCAAGGTATTGAGGAAAACGGCCCCTGTCCACCTGAATGCCAgaaattctcaaaaaaaaagcagtttttaggATTTTTGGGCGGGTTTTTAGTATTACAAAGTGCTCTCTGCTTGGTAACATCTGttttagcagcttcaaaagctACTGACCTTTGACTCTTTCAAATTCTTCttcctgtttttgtttttaactttgaTTTCAttattctgaaacagaaaaatgcaacaaaGTCACGGCAAACGTTGCTTCAGTTTTCCAAGCTACACAAAGCTGAAGGAACCAAAATGTGAATTAATTCttattaattcttattttattaatgtgcacatttttaaaatctgcattttattaatgtgtgcattaaaaaaatctgcattttattaaTCTGTACatttaaaatctgcattttattcctgtgcacatttgaaattctgcattttactAATGTGTAcattaaaaatctttattttatcAGTGTGTAcattaaaaatctgcattttattaatgtgtgcattaaaaatctgcattttattaacgtttacattaaaaatatctgattttttattaatatgtacatcaaaaattctgatttttattaatatgtacatcaaaaattctgatttttattaacATGTACATTAAGAATTCTGCATTTTACTAATGTGTAcattaaaaatctgcattttattaatgtgtgcattttaaaaatctgcattttattaacgtttacattaaaaaatctatttttattaatgtgtacattcaaaattctgcattttattacATGTACAttgaaaattctgatttttattaacatgtacatttaaaattctgcattttattaacATGTACATTATCAGTGCATGCattaaaatctgcattttattactgtgcacatttaaaattctgcattttactaatgtgtacatttaaaaaatctgcattttattaaCGTGTGcattaaaaaatctgatttttattaatgtgtacattaaataataaaatgcagaattttaaatgtacacattaataaaatgcagattaacgtgtacatttttaaatttgcattttattaacgtttttaaaagctgcattttattaGTATGTAAATTAATTGACTCTAGAGCTTTATTCTGAATCAAAAGTAAATCCTGGATTTGTAAAGGTAAATTTAACTGCAGACAAGAACTTTAAATGTGAGTGCCTCAAACACAGAATtaactgaaatacagaatatatTTCTGCCAGTTGGGATGGATTTTAATGATGACACCAATCCCAAAGTGATTCAGAATGAGGCACactttaataattattattaactAATGCAAATAtcaaataatttaagaaaaggGAGCTACAAGATGAGATTAAATCTCTATTAAGTCTGAAGGATGAGGCTGCAAaagatttccttttctaaaatacCAACAAACTTCTTTCTGAGCTGAGACCAAACACAAATGAAGTTCACTTACTgataaattttcatttccttgcttCTTTAATATAATGGTTGGGTCAGCTGTTGGAAGGAGAAGAGCCCTGGTGATTCATGGAAATAACAATATTTGATCTCATTTACAATTTAACTGGGAAATCACAGCAATTATTGTGATAATCCTTcatccaccaccaccacagcagctccaaaactgcagctgcagaactTTTCTGTTCAAAACGGAGCAATCAATGTGAATTTTTATTGGCAATGTTTGATCCCTTTGCCTACTCACCCATTTTATCAAAGAATTCATCTAAAGCTTGATGGAGGCCTGGGAAATGTGctctgttttcttctaaaagcCATATAAAACATCGGGTTTTCTCTAGGGGGGGTTTGAGGAAATAATCCCAAATCTCTTGCTTTTCACCATCAGCTGCCACATAATCAAATTTACTGCCATATTTCTggttccacagtgggattaaaaTAGAAAGGTCAAGCTCTTGCAGAACTTGGCCATATTGTAGGAGGAAGTTTTTTGTAGCTGTCAGACctgaaagagatggaaaaatccCAATGTTGCATTCCAGCTTTAAATTTTTAGTGCTTAAAATGCGATAGTCCTCTTCAAAAGGGGAAGAGTTTGGTCAAGAAATTAAAGATACAGATGATGTCAAAGCTTTTGTGCCTcgaaaatgcaaacaaaagaaTGAGAAATGGGGTTGGTATAAATTCTACTCTCACCAATTATCATTTGTATAATAATATTTGTATGTTATTATGAATTCTTGGAAGGATATGGATGTGATAGAGCAGAATGAagaaccccccaaacccaaaattccACCTTCCTGCAAGTACAAACCCAACAGGAAACTGCAGAGCACCAACATGAAATTATTTCCAAGTTTAATGGCAAAACCCCACCATTATTTACTCTCCAAAACCAGATTAACTTCCAAATCTCAGCACTGAAGCCCGTTCTGGAATTTTAaggcaattaaaaaattaaatctgttccattttctccttccagCATGGCcaaagccctgcagagcccctgtGCCACCCAGGCTGGATCTCCCTGTCTAGAATgagggaaagcaaaaggaggagaagtttcattttgctgtttaaaagaagggaaagtggaaaagagggaattcctcctctcctgtgctgctgctgctgctgcacaggaaCCCACCCAGGTTATCCAGGTGCTTCAGCCACTTGTGCACTTTGGGATCCACCTCTCCCAGCTGGCTCAGCACATGGAGAAACCCCCTGGTCTGCACCCGGGATTTTTCCTGGATTAAGGAGTTgatgagctgctccagcacctcctgggaAGTGCTGCTACTTCGGGAATAGGAGGTGACATCCTCCTGACTGACCACACCCCACAGCAGTAACTCCTTCAGCAACTTGGCAGCGTCGGGAACAGCAGCTTTGATCTGCTCCGAATTGCGACGGATGTGCTGCAGCACCTGGTCCCCAGCACACAAGTACTGCCCATAACCTGGGAAATTAAAaacagggaattaaaaaaacccacaaaatgaGCAGGAGCTCATGTCCCTGCCACCATCAAAACCAACTTTCAAAAACAGGTGATTTGGATTCAGTGGTGTTTTGAATGATTTGCTTTATCACAAGGCTGAAAATTACAGGATTTAAATAATTATAGGGATTTCTACCATAGAGCCTGAGCACTATGAATTGGATCCAACACtgatttacatttttgtttaaagaaataaacacCTTGCCCAGATTTTAGGATGAGCAGTCCCAATGCCACAGTGACCTGCAGTGGCTCCAAGGATCACAACTGAAGATGAgccagagaaaaggagagagccaagattgaaaacaaaacaaacagggaATAAATGAAGGTGATTTTACAAATCCACAGGGAAGCCAAAATCTCCCAAATGATCAGGGTCTGCCATTGAACAGGGATCCAGAGAACTCTGAGTGTGACATGTATGGGgtaaaaaaaactccaaacctcCCATTCCTGACGACTCTTTCCATGCAAAAATGAGAATAATCCACATTTCCACACACCCCTGTGCTGACTGTCCTGGGATTGCTCACTTCCCTCCTggttttcctcagttttctttctggcaGAATTCCGGGCCTCTTCTCGCGCTCGTTTTCGCCgcagttttttttcttgcttcagTTTTATCTTCCTAAGACTGAAAAAACCAATTCAGCAGCGAGCCAGACATTAACTGAGATGAAAAGATCACACTGAAAAGTACAAATAGAATAAAAGTGGTCTTCATTTAGAAGCAGAGACCACAAAAGTTCATAAAAATATCCATGTCCTCAAGACGTAATAATTTTTACTCCCATTAAAGATGTCTGAATTAGGATTGGCTTCAATACTCTTATTCTTAGTTTAAAAGTCAGCATTTTGAGGCAAATACTaacattttattcctttcatttttaaaaatctgttgttTGTCCTCTCAGCCCGATTCCTCATTATTTAAAGGTTACTTGACCAAAAAATTGCAAACTCAGTTATATGAAAGGTCTGGGTATCAataactgcagcagcagcactaaatacatttttatttacatttcctAAACAGTCACACCAAATAAATTCTGTGGAACAATTCAAATGCTTTTATAATGGGATCACAATGGATTTTACCAGATTTGTTTGGCTTCTCAGGCCAAGGGCAAGCATAACTTTCCAAAATCTTTGTAAAAAGGCATGAAAACCcctcctgctttgctctgaaGTGGAGTCAAACAGTGCAGATCTTACCTTGAACATTTCTGTTTAATGCAGGCCCTTGGTGGTTCCTTGGgttttggaattttttgttCAAACTACCAAAAGCAAGGGATGAGACAGGAATTACATTTGAGCTGTGACACAACAAACCCAACActcatttctgcttctctcagGTCCATTCTGCTCTGGGGAGAATTCATGATCTGGGGAGAATTCTTTATTAATTCTCCATCTTCCTGTGGCTCTGGGGAGTTATTCCTGAAGGATTACTGAACTCCAGTCCCCACCCATGAGAATCTCACCAACACCACAAGGCAATTCCTGCTCCACTAGAACAGGAAATTAATATTCCTAAATAATCACCACGTTCTGTAATTAAGgcagcacaatttttttttttttttgcagttacATTCCCATCCTCCCTTTATCCCCTTAATATTctaattattttcataaaaaatatGACCATACTTACTTCACATTTTACCAGCccagaagaactgaaaataacTATTTTGGAAATAAGGCCTTTACAATCAGGAGTAAAACACATTTCCTTAAGAAAATCCTGCAGGAGAAAAGGACACACACAACAAAGGGATTGAAATCCACACACAATTTATGTCCTCACACAAATTCATTTCTTAATTTGAGGTGACCAAAGCAATTAAAGGAAGCACAATCCTAAACTCTTCCTGGATGCTGGCTGAGAGCTGACTTGGGAAGGGCTGAAAATcaaaaatcatggaaaatcTGTTGCATCTTTTATTCCCAAAGCTCCCTCCTCCAGCTTCACACCCAAGAGCCAGCTTCCAGAATACTTTTAGGAGTTCCCATGGTGCCTGACGATTTCCCTTCATTTTATCCTGGCTGCTGAATTTTGTGAAATCCCTTCACATATCTCAATACTGGAATCttgacaaaaatttaaaaaattctggtCTGGGAGAGGCCTTACCTTATCATTTTTATCACTGTAGCTTgttgttttcagctttttccagcagctgatGTGGAACTCCACTCTGCACTGCTGACAGCAAATAACACGTATAAAACCCTAAAAATGAGAAATGGCAGAAATGGAAccaaaaacaaatcaaaatcaAACCACAAGAGAAAGCAGAGCTCAGCTTAGCAGATAATATAAAAAGGGGCAGAAAACACATCAAGTTTTACTTCTCAACCCTTTTCCAACTGAAAATTTACCTTAAAGTCTGGGtctgtaaaaaatatttggattttggAGTAGCCATGGCACTGCTGATATCGACAAACAGCATCTGGCTCTGGAGGGAATTTACATTCCTCAATATAATTCCTTAAAGCCATCTGGAAAACACAGAACTACGTGAGACAAACTGCACAGAAATCAGGGAAAGATTCCACTTCTACTCACAAACTCCTGGGGACTGCAGTGAAACACAACCGTCTTGGAAAAGCAGTGACtgatcccaaaaaaaccaactcttTCCTAGTGACAGCCATGGAAGATTGGCCTTTTATGGCCAAAATATTCCAGGGTTTGTTGGAAGTGCTGGAAGCTGTGAGCACTCAGctccacacacagagaaaaatgcaggTTTATCCTGAACCAGTGCCCCACATCCTGAGCAATTCCAAAGGGTGGGAATTTTTCCATTGTCCACATGGTAAAACAGATCACTCAGATCATGGGACAAAAATGGGAGTTTTTGGCTCATTTCTGAAGATTCCCAACATTCCCAGAGTGTCTCACCAGAGATCTGGGCTAAGGATCAAGCTCAgacccagccctggggagccagGGAGGTCTCCCACGAtaatttctgagggaaaaactTCAGAGTGGTTTCATGTGGAGTCAGTACAGGGCTGGAATTGAGCCCAGATCAATAAAACATCACCAAGAACAGAGCCCTGACAAACCCTGGCAGGTATCTGCATTATCCAGAGTTCCCAGAGCACGGATTGCTGTATCCAGGTTGCTGGTGGAGGTCTGTGAGAAATCCTGAGGTGGGATTCTGGTAGGAAAAAGCCCAGAAGTGCTGCTTGTACCACAaactcagcagctctggggactTTGGCCAAGCTCATCCACTGAAAAACCTTCAGAGTTGTGCTGTGCCAAAAATgcctctgtgcagagcagctcctggtgccaATTTTTCCAGTCAAACAGGGAATTTTACCATGGAAATCCCAATGTTTTATCCAGGAGCTACATGGCCAAAGTCTCCtatttggttttaaaagcagcagctgctgcaatttTCAACTTCACATTTTTGCCAGTTCAGATTTCGAACCGCTCTCTCCAGAATTCTGCTTTGAATTGACACCTGAAAGTTTGGGAGCGTGCAAGGAAGAGAACCAAACATTATCCCAaaatcactgaggctggaaaagagctccaagaTCCCACTGTGAACCATCCCCACCTTGCCACTGAGTGCCACACCCCGGCCCTTCTTGGACACCTCTGATAAATGATCAATGATCAATGTCTATGCCTGGTGAGCTCACACAATGCTTGTTCTCCCAAACCACTGGCCTGTGGGAACTGCACAATTCCCACTGTGGAAGAAGGAGAGCTGGAATTTCTCACTGAATCCTCAGCCAGGTCACCTTGGGGTCTCAGAGCATGACACAGAGCTCCTGTCCACGGGGTGCTTCCCATCCTTCATTCAGCCACACCTTCCTTGGATCTtggcaaggaggaggaggtttggTTCCTTTTTTAGTAACATACCTGTAAATTCTCCATTCGTGTCTCCTCGATGACCTGAGCTGTTCCTGGCCAGGTTAAAACTCCAGGGATAATCTTGAAATCAATCATTAGCTTTGACCTCAGGAACTGGTCGAGGGCGTAGGCAAATCTGGAGTTTGGAACAGGTAAAGCACACTCAGATCTCCTGGGAGGATCTCCCTCACAACTTCAGGAGTCATCTTATCCTCCCAGGAGCAAACAGTGGCAAGTGAGAGGATGTGGGATGAGAGAACACCTGGCTCCTTCAGTGTTCTGTTCATCTCCGAGATGAAACGCTCCAGGTGTGAGGCAGGAAGGGGCCCAGCACCCAGGCAGGGATGAGCCTGTGCTCCCAAGGGATCCATGGCTGTGGGAATTCGGGGTGAGGACATGGGGGACACGAGTGACCTTCAGCTGCTCAGCCAAGGAGGGGACACAGACTCTGCTGCCTGGATTTGGGTTTTCCCTAAGTTCAGGGAGTACAGGCATGGGAATGGCTCTGCCTGGATTAGCCTGGCTGGCCAGAGGTGCTGTCACCTGTGCAGGGACTTTTTTGGGGTCAAAACTGCCAAGGAAATGAGCCACAACCATGGGAATGGGatgcaggcagctcctgggacaCAGACTTCAGCCAGGAAGGAGGAATTCCCTCTGAGCACCCAGCACCCCCTGAGCAGGTGCTTTTAGACATCccacaggaggaggggagaaggtTTAGTATGGAGTATTATTTATTTGGCATTATTTTGGCATGGCAagggtgggcagggaggtggggaCCATTCCCTGAGGAATGGGAGAGGCCCAGTTCCAGCTGGATCCAAcaaacccagcccagggcacagctgggcaagGCTCTGGCACCTCAGGGAAAGCAGGGATAAAAGGACAAAACCTCCTGCACAGCTGTGAGGAGCAAGGAAAAAAgctcccccattccccatccctgtgggcaGCTCAGAGGGAAAAGAGTCAGGAATGAGGGAGTGAATTCCAGCCTGGGataaaggagggaaggaaaaaggtggttttggttgttttacttttgtttccCACTCTCCAATTCTATTTTAATGGACAAGAAGTTGGTTTTCCTCCCAGTGGGTCTGCTTCCTATGAGGGATTAGGAAGTGTCTCCCTGTCTTTACCTCGACCCCGcagcttttccatggaatttcTCCCCTCTCCCGCTGAGGAGCAGGAGTACAGCTGGATGAGGAactcccagccagcccagctcagcccaccACGAACCTTTATGGGGGATTTTGATCCCACAGAGCACCAGTGCCATCCTAAAATCCCTCCACAAGCTTCCCACCGCTCCTGCCCCCACAGCAGCCGGGATTGCAGCCTCTCCATGCTTCCCATGGGGAAGAAACTCCAGCAGGAATAtcactgggagcagctccagccttttGTTCTCAGTTTGTTTCTTGGCCTGTCCCTGCATTCAGGCTCCCCCCATCCCTCTGGGATGTGGCCAGCTCAGGAAAACATCCCTCCTTATCTGCTCCAGGGAATTTGTGACTCCCTGGAGCCGCCTTATCTCGATCCAAGGTCACactccagctccccagggatgaGATAAATTCCTCTTTCTTCAGCATGCATTTTCCCCCCAGAACAAAGGGGTTTTGTTCTTCTCCCCCAAGCTCTCCcccactgcagggctgtgctgggcaggccTATCCCTGAATCCCAAATACTCCCTCAAATCAGCTCAATTCAGCAGTTTCCATCAGCTCCTGAGCAGGAACAAACTTCCAGCGGGACCAAATCCATCTGATGGATGAATTTAGTGATTCACACAGAACAACTAAAGCCTCACCACACACAACTCCTCAAataaaaagatgattttttttcccctcaaaccCTGAAATTTTCCATTAGACCAACCTGTTTTGCTTGAGGTAAACCCTTCCAAGCCCGTAGTGtgccaaacaaaaacaactttCCTCTGGATAGTCCTCCACTATTTTCTTAAACTGAACTTCAGCGTTTGCCAATGCCTTAAAAGAAAGGTGAGACACAAATACATGGAGTTTTGCCAGAGTACTTCCACTttccctgggttttttcctcctttagaGTGGGTCAGTGTGTGCTATTTGTTGATCAGTCTGAGGAACAGTAAATGGAATTACACAGCC from Corvus hawaiiensis isolate bCorHaw1 chromosome 2, bCorHaw1.pri.cur, whole genome shotgun sequence includes these protein-coding regions:
- the TTC3 gene encoding E3 ubiquitin-protein ligase TTC3 isoform X6, translated to MKQKGNAQFSQGALSCAIVSYTKAIEFCPLNHLLYGNRALCFILTRQYERAAVDGKRAIILKPDWPKGHHHYCKALSLLGKAEEALEANERAQELCKKNPGGLKELIQQHEKLKKTLEEIHGTKHQQKAGKPLLEKKDCTSSKSPLKSSQEKKEVEKDRKRAQAEPKHHHGPQKRDAKVTEPQRTEGKVSTLEQPPNQSQQNKRRPKAKTCDYEKMRDDMDVKREPKAMEDKGCSAVPQVDFSPLPDVKSFGLERGAALLDSDKPILLPLLRALNTPEFLVDFNSLPEDVVSLARDGCRALLEQQCHRAERAFSQLLSLLYTSKLTYANILNINYVILIYGHATALLGLGHPEALANAEVQFKKIVEDYPEESCFCLAHYGLGRVYLKQNRFAYALDQFLRSKLMIDFKIIPGVLTWPGTAQVIEETRMENLQMALRNYIEECKFPPEPDAVCRYQQCHGYSKIQIFFTDPDFKGFIRVICCQQCRVEFHISCWKKLKTTSYSDKNDKDFLKEMCFTPDCKGLISKIVIFSSSGLVKCEFEQKIPKPKEPPRACIKQKCSSLRKIKLKQEKKLRRKRAREEARNSARKKTEENQEGSEQSQDSQHRGYGQYLCAGDQVLQHIRRNSEQIKAAVPDAAKLLKELLLWGVVSQEDVTSYSRSSSTSQEVLEQLINSLIQEKSRVQTRGFLHVLSQLGEVDPKVHKWLKHLDNLGLTATKNFLLQYGQVLQELDLSILIPLWNQKYGSKFDYVAADGEKQEIWDYFLKPPLEKTRCFIWLLEENRAHFPGLHQALDEFFDKMADPTIILKKQGNENLSNNEIKVKNKNRKKNLKESKSILVLSSGVSTAPREEEKIFIEENNLYRDFTNEPFVIPEYLQEQLAEFEALYNVSNSNNYQINNNPDPISENLYDYFSQILEEHGPLEINNKLLVGEYENFPEETRKVVEDEGGLEPFLLKSLRFIMVDNLIGLRKHSVLLEGNPSRNETGNKEENYIGGEFQGNSSQSKLQLNPYAEEFKPLSYPVEPPLSAPANLTDYETPQHLPCSFPASCTPGSPLENEGVYSMENESLFPGVLLKGFESQGPAVFLPQSSWGYQYGILPLPSALAQPGYIYADPAAHQDSQESAVSHRKYIPGGSVPAEIQEYKGLWGHSENSDKEDSAFPNGSGEAEQSKWVKKEMGRRNKPGRTSNPHTRMVAVQVNQEVADRETNTLPFHPYENQQGDLLRMEKEHQVLKEQLKEAEEKFEQLQSRSVEEIGALEELLKKSIEETEVSQNELDWFHQDSETQMKKWQQEKKESRENLKALRSTAKKHSDTSERYLKSIDDKEKQYNECLNTFLETSNKFASEKGKLEELIKKSQDNSQECEKRAVKAEVSVLQTWKETEIWKLKGTIAKAEGNLRMLKALSSSSASAAPVLKSQIDSWEIFIANVKKQLEKVEAEYDEKIELVKNGAQNCLSKVEIVDVPYPQGVLTIPGRPPMSDPAIVTYCSASAHPSPLPAFLSSDGKAPAQPSLPAQTGAKPAPATSEGSSAAGKTHPKAPEGSHSNKLSPSRPSGISGSNTQHVQASQSHQDPSALQPRLPGIPNNKKLPKAIENIIAQLQSIFPNYSSSDFIGFIRDMQRRNGNTLAGLSPEEILRRVTELILDQRLKAPPPAGRAVHSLDSAPPAAARSREVPAEGIAPGSPRAAPAPKNSSSKNPPQPNLQPWGNAGAIPKAKWKKQDNAASSEDPCTICHDELSRDSCELECGHHFHREVSSGLVPDLHFLKTTPLPSPYPSMLKQRGTICFSSLCPPKRAPQTA